A stretch of the Arachis stenosperma cultivar V10309 chromosome 6, arast.V10309.gnm1.PFL2, whole genome shotgun sequence genome encodes the following:
- the LOC130932664 gene encoding purple acid phosphatase 22-like — translation MYSFSSSVSAIPLYNKNGCSSSITTFKKLSFTTCCSYKLKKLSISINNPCYNNNNINIMSKCLKSIATFPLLIHTLLCFLLFPQPLLSHDISGFVRLPARPTIITPHQLSESEPQQVHISLVGRDKMRVSWITEGKHTKSVVEYGTKSGEYSKKATGKHTSYQYFFYNSGRIHNAVIGPLEPSTTYFYRCGGSGPEFSFKTPPPKLPIEFVIVGDLGQTEWTASTLKHVDSSDYDVFLLPGDLSYADTQQPLWDSFGRLVQPYASKRPWMVTEGNHEMEIFTIIYPHGFKAYNARWAMPFQESGSTSNLYYSFEVASTHVIMLGSYTDFDAQSEQYTWLQNDLANIDRSKTPWVIVLLHAPWYNTNEAHQGEGESMRKVMEDLLYQARVDLVFAGHVHAYERFTRIYDNKADSCGPIYVTVGDGGNREGLALNFKSPPSPLSLYRESSFGHGRLKIVDETRAYWSWHRNNDTDAVIADGVWIESLSRSKACSGRPDQKVVHEEL, via the exons TCAAGAAGCTATCCTTTACTACTTGCTGCAGCTACAAATTGAAGAAATTATCAATATCAATAAATAATCCATGCTATAATAACAACAATATTAACATCATGTCGAAATGTTTAAAGTCTATTGCTACGTTCCCACTCCTCATACACACCTTATTATGCTTTCTCTTGTTCCCTCAACCCCTTCTATCTCATGATATTAGTGGTTTCGTTCGCCTCCCTGCTCGTCCAACCATCATCACTCCTCATCAATTATCTGAGTCCGAACCTCAGCAG GTGCACATTTCGTTGGTGGGAAGAGACAAGATGAGGGTGTCATGGATTACAGAAGGAAAACACACAAAATCTGTGGTAGAGTACGGAACAAAGTCAGgagaatattccaaaaaagCTACCGGAAAACATACTTCGTACCAGTATTTTTTCTATAACTCCGGCAGGATCCACAACGCCGTGATAGGGCCACTTGAGCCCAGCACCACTTACTTCTACCGCTGTGGAGGCTCCGGACCCGAGTTCTCATTCAAGACTCCACCGCCCAAGTTGCCCATCGAATTCGTCATCGTAG GGGACTTGGGACAAACGGAATGGACAGCATCGACGTTAAAACACGTGGATAGTAGCGACTACGACGTGTTCCTATTACCAGGTGACTTATCGTACGCCGATACACAGCAACCTCTATGGGACTCCTTCGGCCGTTTGGTGCAACCATACGCCAGCAAAAGGCCATGGATGGTTACTGAAGGAAACCACGAGATGGAGATTTTCACCATCATCTACCCTCACGGCTTCAAAGCTTACAACGCAAGGTGGGCGATGCCGTTTCAAGAAAGCGGATCAACTTCAAATCTATACTACTCTTTCGAGGTTGCTTCCACCCACGTCATCATGCTCGGTTCCTACACGGACTTCGACGCCCAATCAGAGCAGTACACGTGGCTTCAGAACGATTTGGCTAACATCGATAGGAGCAAGACGCCTTGGGTGATTGTGTTGTTGCATGCGCCTTGGTATAATACTAATGAGGCACACCAAGGTGAAGGTGAGAGTATGAGGAAAGTTATGGAGGATTTGCTCTATCAAGCACGGGTTGACTTGGTTTTTGCTGGACATGTTCATGCCTATGAACGATTT ACTCGAATTTATGACAACAAAGCTGATTCCTGTGGTCCAATATATGTGACAGTTGGTGATGGAGGAAATCGTGAAGGCCTTGCATTGAA TTTTAAAAGCCCTCCAAGTCCACTGTCGTTGTACCGGGAGTCAAGCTTTGGCCATGGAAGGTTGAAAATAGTAGACGAAACACGTGCATACTGGTCATGGCACCGCAACAATGACACTGATGCAGTAATAGCTGATGGTGTTTGGATAGAGAGCTTAAGCAGATCAAAAGCATGTTCAGGTAGACCAGACCAAAAGGTTGTTCATGAAGAACTGTAG